DNA sequence from the Manis javanica isolate MJ-LG chromosome 15, MJ_LKY, whole genome shotgun sequence genome:
CAAGATGCAGCCCGACTTGGGCCAACTGCAGAGCTGAACCTGGGGTACCAGAGGGTAGGGGGTGATGACAATGGAGCTGAGATGTCCCTTGACCCCTTCTCCCATCCCCTCAGCTCTGGCACAAAGGGTGCACAGGAGACCCACCCCTTGGGAAAAGCCCTCATTCCTCCTGGCCCTGCGTCACTTACCCTTGGCCCTCAGCACAGTCCAGTGGAGGGGCCAGCTTGAAGCAGGTCATGCCCAGCAGCTCCCAAAGCATGTTGGTGCCCATGGGTGGGCTGTGGAACCTCAGGAAGCGTGCCAATCTGAGGGAAGAGGCAGATTCAGGCTGGGGCAGGGACTTGCAATGCAGGTGCCCCTTCCCAGTGCCTGGCAGCAGGCAGCCCACCCCTGAGGGTCTAAGCAGGCTTCACCGGCGTGTGCAATTGCAGTGGAAGAGGCGCTCGTGTGCATTGTTGAACAGCTGGAACTTGGTCTCCTGAGGTCCTATCTGGTGCTCACACTGATCCAGGCGGTGGAAAATGCGGCAGGCCCGGTGGATGCCTGGGGGCAGGTGTGCTGTGAGAAGAGCGGAGTCCCCCAGGCAAGGCCCCACTGATGCTTACTGCCATCCAGAAGAAACACCAGCACAGGTGCTCAGTTACACACAGTTTCCCTCCATCTCATGCCCTTTGTGCTCTCAGagtgagacacacacacaaacatgcaggGCAGTGGCCACCATAGGAGCCCAGAATCCCAAaggtggtcaggaaaggcttcctggaggcagagactgctGAGCCAAGGTTGGGAGAGTGGAAGAGCTGGGGAGAGTGctccagacagaaggaagagcatgtgcaaaggcccagaggtagagagaGCAACCAAATGCTTTGAGGGACCAAATGCGGTTTGTGAAACTGGAGTTTCACCTGGGGAGTAAGCTCTGGAGGGCCTGCACCTGAGGACGTGTGGGTTTTGGGACATCATCAGCTGAGGCGAAAGAGCCATGCTAAGGGCTCAGCAGGGAGTGACATGGCCAAGTTTGGAGCCTACAAAAATCTATCTGGCTGCAGCGTGATTTGATGGGTGAGGGTAGGAGACCCCAGGAGttcagaggaggaaaggaagccaCACAGTCTCCCAACCCCACCCAGAGGCAGGGACACCTCCTTATATCAGGAACACCCAAGGTTATGTTCTGAGCTCACCCTGAGGTTTTAGGGTACCCCATGGCCCCTGAAGGCCTAGATGGGTGACCTTCGGCTGGGTTGTGGGGGCCACATCAGGCCTGGGGAATGCCATGGGGTCCTGGAGGGCTGTAGTGTTGGCTTTGCTGGGGTGCTTGGACCCTTTCCACTGTGGTGGCCTCTTCTGAGGGCGTTGCTGCTGTGGTGGCTTGCTGTGTCCTGGGCCCGTGGGGCTGGGAGTCAAGGGCATGACTTGGGAGCTCCAGGAGGCATTGTAGGGGGTCCTAGGCTTCAGGTGGGCCAGGGCTATGGAGCCATACTTTCTACACCTGGGAGGTGGCAATTGTTGGTAATTGGTAACCCAGAATGCCCCCGCCCAGAAACCCCTAGTTCATCTCCATGGAGAGCAAGTCTCTGCCTGTCCCATCCCTCACCCCACTGGGTCTTGGGGAGCACCCAGAAAAGGTCTGCATCCTGGGTGCCACCCAAGGAGAGGATAGGGAAGGCCTCATTCCCTGGAGAACAGACCTACACACAGGCTTCCCTCCCTGTGCTTGGAGCCTGGGCCCCCCACTGGCTGCGAAGGGGCTTGAAGGAGTAGCCACATACCCGCCCCACCAGTACCACGCCACACACGCCTCCTGCTCCTCCAGTACGAAGCAGGGTGTCTCCAGCACGTTGAAGAAGGCCACGCCTACGATGTTCGAGATGGAGTCCTGCTGGTTCTTCAGGCATTGCTGGAACCTGCCCCAGAGCCGCCAGTCAGGTCCCCGGCCCAGAGGGTCACCTGGCTCCTCCAGCCCACCCAGTCACTACAGCCAGTTGGCTTGGGGTGCAagcatcccttttcctctcagaCCACAGCTTTCCCACCTGCACAGTGGAGTCTGGCTGGCTGATCCTTTAGGATTCTCTGGAATCCTGGTCTCTGCACCCAGGGCATGAGTAACTCTGTGCCACCCCTGAGCCCCAGGCCCTTCCTGCCTGCTGCCAACCTGGCATCGCAGTCACAGTGGGAAATGGTGTGGAATCGGTAGTTTCGGATGCCATAGTTGTACTGGAAGGGTGAGATGGTCTGGGGGCAGAGGTCATGTTCCCGGCAGCAGAGATCAGGGCCCTGGAAGACTCCTGTAGGAAGCAGAGGTGGGCATGAGCTCAGCAGTGTCCCGGGTATCATGCACTGGCTATGCCCACCTGCTGTAGGGAGCCCTGACACAGACGCCCTGGGTGGCCCAAGGCCAGTCGCTCTCCCCCTGTGGGAACCTCAGTTTCAAAGCTTGAAGAGAGCTCCCAGGCATAGCCTCTGTTGGGCAACTTCAAATGCTGGGCAGCCCACCCAAGAGTCCCTGCCTGTGGAAGGACCTTCCTCGGGGGAACTGAAGTCTGTGTCTAGAGCTCCGAAGTTCACAccccaaataaaactgaaatcatgAATGTATGGGGAATGGAATGGCAGATAGGCAGGGTGCAACCTTTCTCACTGGCACAAGGAGGCATTGCCGAGATGCCACCTGCTCCAGCTCAGCTGCCAAGTCCTTCCTCCAACCCTCCACGCATGCACACAGACTGTGCAAAAAAGTCATCCATGGTTTTCACCATATGAGCAATAGCACCTTTTACTGAGCATTTCCCAAGGACCTGGCACTTCCCACACCCAAACTCACAGCAGCCCTTCGAGGGAGGGGCCGCTTGCACTCTACGGGTAAGGAAACCAAAGTTCAGACAGGGGAAGAGACTTTTTCAGCTTGAATGTGctcagctgggatttgaacccaggctttTGGGTTTTGGTGTCCCCTCCACTGACGCACCCTGTGCCCATAAGCCCTCCTCTTGGGTAATGGCTTTTTGGTTCAGCCAAACCTGGGTTCATGCCTGCTCTCCCCCTCCCTCAGACAGTGATTAATGGGACTCCCAGGTTTGAGTAGGACCTTTCCCACCTATGACCTCACTTAAGCATCCCACAGTGAGATTCAtggtcattcccattttacaaataaggacattaacATTAAGAGTAGTTAAGTCACtctcccaaggacacacagcctgGGAGAGCGGGAGCCAGAGTAAAATCCTGCACCTTCTCCCTCAGGCCCCCAGCCCACACCCCCAAGGCTTACCTAGCTCGGAGGAGTTCCTGGCAGAATTCCCGACGCCACACCACAGTGTGCCGGGCATGGTCCAGCCTCTTTTTACCCGCTGATGCCCCACGCCAGGTGCTCTGCTCTGCCCCGCGGCTCGCTTCTCCCTGGCCCCTGCTGGACTCTCAGTGCGCCTGCGGCAGGCTGCCCACTGACTCTGAAGGGTGGCCAGGGCTCTCTGCAGCTCGGGTCCAGGGGTGTGGATGAAGGAGCCCCGGGTGATTTCACCAGCACAGAGGGCAGTGAAGGCTTCGATAAGCTCCAGCTCATCCTGCCGGCTACACACCTGCAGCCTCCCATGCTCATCCCAGCGGGCATGGAACAGGGCCTGTCCCTGGGCATCCTTGCCCAGGAAGCTCAGGGACCCTAGGGGGCTGCCAGCGATAGGTCTAGCTAAGTAGCAGGAGGTGATATcccaggggagggcagaggaTCCCCCCAGAGCTCCCACCAGGAAGCTCAGTATCCCCAACAGCACTTCCAGAACCCTCATTCCTCCTGGCCCAGCCCAGTCAGACGAAGCTCCTGGGACGCCTACCCCTGGCGGCCCCCAAGGCAGCAGCGCAGCAGCTGAGTGGAAGCAGTGCCCAGAAGACCCGGAGCAGCAGGGCCAATGAATGGAGCTCTGGGCGGAGTAGGAAGGAGGCTGCAGTGTGGGGTGATATACGGCTTGGAACTGAATCCACCGGCTGGGCAGGCCTCTGATTGGTGGAGGAGAGCACCTGCCAGGGCCCACGCCCCACTCACTGTGCCTTTCTCAGCGCCAGTCACCTGCTGCCAGCCCCGCCTGGATGGGGACTGAGGGGGCCAAagccctgggccccagggcccAAGGGCCCTGGGGGCCAGGAGAGGATCTGCATCTctctggggagggaagagggttCAGGGGCTCAGCGGAGGCTCCCAGAACTTCTCCTCATCCCCCTACCCCAGTGGTGGCTGCCACACCCACCTCCATGAAGCTGGCAGGGGGCCATGGCTTCTGCCAGATCTGGGTGAAGGAGgtaagggcagggctggggctctGTGGCCACACTCCTGGGGACTCCTGAGGCTTCTGGGAAAGGGGGTTTCTATCCCCTGGCCACCTGGGCCACTCCCCTCAGCCCAAGCCCAGTTCTGAGAAAGGCTCTTGGCATATCCAGGGGACAGTGCCCCAGGGCTACCCACTTCCTGGGACTCCAAACACAGGCTTAGCCCAACAGCAACCTCCTGGGCTGATAGATGGTAGAGACGTAGCCTGAGTGGGGCCGTGGCTGGTGCCTTGTGCTCAGAGGGACTTTGGTCCCCACAGGAGCAGAGGGTGGCCCAGGGCTGGGTCTGTGGGCCTGTGGCCACCTCCATTTTTGGACTGTAGCCACCTGGGGCACATAGCAGGCATCATGTGTCCCCCCAAGAGACAGGGATGGTCTCTCCATCAGGGAGAGGCTAACCCAGCACATGTTCCTGGGTCCCAAAGCCAATTGTCATACAGTTTCCAACCATCCAGGGAAGCTGGTATGCCTAGACCCACAGTGCAGATGAAGGAGGTGAGGGTCAGTGAGGGTGAGGTGACAGTCGGGCCCCAGCTGGGGAGTGGGCGAGGCTGGGAGCACAGCTCTTAGGGGGCTTTGCTGGGAGGTCAGGGCCGGCCCGGACAGTGGCTTGTCTGTACAGCTGCCCCCACAACATCCCTCCCAGTGTCCACCCGAGTCTTTTCCAGGAGGATGAGCCCTGGTAAGGCAGAGCCAGGGCCAGGCTAGGGAAGGGGACCTCATGCACACAGGAGGGAGCAGGGGGCTGCGGGCGTGCAGGCCCCTCTCTGCGGCTCTAGAACCAGCCTGGGACTGTAGCCCAGAAGGTCAAGAGAAGGGGGAGAGGGTGGGGTAGCCCAGGAGCCAGACTACCCTAGGGAGGTTGGAAAAGGGGGTGTGGAATAGAGTGAGTGGtggaagggaaggtggggagaCCAAAGGTTCCCAAAGACagggacacaaataaacaaaggtGGGTCTCCCGGGAAGAATTCTGATGTTTGGAAACCATTGTTCTATAACTTTCCCCACTCGTAGGCACTGCCACCACCTCTGATCCCCTTTTCTGCGTTGTAGAGTCCTTTCCTGCCCATCACCCAGGGACGCTGGGAGATGCTATGGCAGGAACCCACCCTTCAAGGGTGCTAGCTTGGGGCCCTGAGGtcttagcttctctgtgcctcagcctcctcATCTACATGACAGGTGCAATCACAGCAGTCACTCCGAGGCTGACTCTCCGTGGCGTGACCCGCATCCATCAAGGTGTCGCTGAAGCCTCGGGACACTGCTGAGCAATAAGCAGTTCACCCAGGAGAAAGCAGTTCCCCAGATTTTCAGCCACAGGATCCGTGATAGCCAGCCCCAGCTAAGCCGctgcctggctgtgtgacttcaggcttgtgcctgcctctctctgggcctgTACCATGAGGGGTGCCACATGGAATTGACCTTTGGGGCCTCTTCTTGTCTGGGCCCAGGCCTCGAGGGAGGGTGTCGCTAGGTGTTCCCTCCACCCTGTAGCCTCGTCAGTCAGCCTCTAGGACAGGCACCAgagccctgcctcccagctgggTGCCCCTGGGAGGCCCTGGTGGGGAGAGTGGCAGGAGCCAAACCAGCAGGACGGGATAAGCTGGGCCCTAAAGACAGAGGCGGGCTGAGGCTGTCCTCTGGATCCCCGCCTATCCCAGGTGGGCCGGGGGACACGGTGGGCACcagtgtgtgggggggtcacacGGACCATGCTCCTTCCGCCCTCCCTGCGGTGCGCCTATCCCCGTCTCTGCATCTGTCCCTGTCACTGTCTCCTTTCGGCCTCTCTGGAATCCCCCTCTGGCTCTCGGCCTCACTCCCTCCCTGACGCTGCCCCTCACTGTCTCCTCCTATCTcctccatctttctctctctggctctgacttttattttttgtctctttctcctttctgtctctctttacAGCTTttcaccctccttccctctgtgctTCGTCTCTCTCTGCCGTCTCCGTCcccatttctctctcattttttttcctgcccttccaTCTTGATGAGTATCTCTCTGTGCTCTCTCACCCCACCCCCTCTTTCCctgtttttcccatttctctctctttactgTCCATCTCTCtgatttcctctttctctttctttgtgttttggggtttctctccttccttcctcttctgtctcattcattccttcctcacctctctggtttctctctgttctgtgttcctgtgtgtctgcatgtgccCCGGTCCCTCCCTCTGGTGTTTTCACCTGTCCTTCTCCCCCCatccctttctcttccctcctgtCTGCTCTCCCCCTCCACACCCTGACCCCAGGCCAGGGACCCGGGGTGCCCTGCCCTTTCCTGTTCACATTTTCCCAGTGATGACCTCATCTGAGGCTcacagcccctgcccctccctagGGAGACAGGCGAGGCAAGGCTCCTTATCCCATTGCTAAGACGACGGAGTGAGGCCCCGGAAGAGAAGGGACTTACCAGGAGTCACAGAGGATCGGGGAGAAGCCATCCCCTGGCCTAGGAGGGGACCTCCCCTGGCCCAGGGAGAGTCTCGACTCCCCCACTaccttcctgcctcagggctttcCTCCCCACTGCCCGGAGGGTGCTCCTTGGAGCTGTCCCTCCTGACCCCACCTAGAcgactttctgtctctctgtgtccgGGGAATGGTGAGAGCAGTGCCTAGCTCCAGAACATTCTGcatccttttaaaaacaaatagttactgagtgtctactatgtgccaggcacagggggAGGCCCTCAACTCAGACAGGAGGGGAGGGGGTGCAGAGCATGCTCAAGACAGGGGATTGAAAGGAACCCATTCCTTGGGGGGCCAGGATCTGGCAGCCTGGAGCTGCCAGGCCTGGGTGTCAGCCGGGTCCTTTAGGAAGACACCACCAGGACCGAGTTAGAAGTGCAAAAGACTGATTGCAGAAAATGTCTGTGAAAGATGGAGAAGAAgcaggctgaggcagagagagcctTCAGACTGTGCTGTAGGTGTGACACCcatgaagaggaaggagaagggaagcaGGTCCAGGGAAGAAGCGTCCCATACCACAGCGCTGCCCCGGGTCTCCGCCAGCCCCCTGGGAGCTCTGACTGCCGACGGGGGAGCCCCAGATGGGCAGAAACGGCCCAGTGCCCAGCTGGTTGGGGCTGCCCAGAAGCCAGTGGCGTCCACTCCGCAGCTGCTGCAGATGCTGATGGCGCTGATGCTGATGGCTGCCACATCTGGGAATTCACCCACCTTTAGGCGAGGGCAGCCCCCACTGTGGATCGGGAAAGGAAACCCAATGAAGCCAAATGAGTCTGTGCCTGGAAAGGAAGCCCAGAAGGTGGTCTTCTTTCAGGATCTCAGGGCTAAGGGGTAGGAATCTGTGGGTACAGGACCATCCTCCATAAGATTTCCGGGTAGGAGTTCAGTCCCCAGCACACCTGGCATAAACTAAGCCCAGCCACAGGTCTGGGGGAACAAACAACAAGACCCAATTGTGCCTAAAGCTAGACCCCTCAGTAGACTGGAAGAAACACATTAGATCTAATTCAACAGCTTATTAATAGATAAttaggggagagaaagggagaggagagagatgggaagTCAGAGAGATTACAGAAACCATTCTACTCAGCTCAGCAACATTAGACGCGGTGGTGGTTTCAAGATGtgcacaaattctttgatactctGCCCTTCAAACACTGCAGGCTTACCCAGTCCCCTTCAGTGTGAGCTGTACTTAGTCACTCGCTTCtaacaaataaaatatggcaGACGTGACGTAACTTCTGAGACTAAGTCATAAAGGCTTTGTGCCTTTCTCCTTGCTCTCTGTCTTGTATTGCTCTGGGGAAGCTGGTTGCTATGTCATGGGTGACTCAAGCAACCTTGGGAAGAAGCCCATGTGGCAAAGAACTGACGTCTCCTATCAACAACCATATGCGTGAGCCACTTGGAAGCAGCTCCTTAAGGCCCCAGTCAAACCTTCAGATGAATATATTACCACTTGAACTTTTTTggtaacaactttattgagatattattcaCATACCGTACCATCTACCCATTTAAACTATACAATTTAATGGTTTTATTTATGTTCATAGTCGTGCATCACCACTAGTTAATTCcaggacattttcatcattccaaaagGCAATACTGTAACCAGTACGTCATTccaccttcctccctcctccaaaCCCCAAGTAGCTACTAATCTATAATCCCTATAGAGTTGCCTATTCtgtacatttcacataaatgggatcatataatATATGGTCCTCtgtgattggcttttttcacttagcatagtgttttcaaggttcatctgtgtcatagcatgtatcagtacctcattcctttttatgactggatAATATCCCAGgttagaccacattttgtttatccactgatcagctgatgggcatttggattgtttccatcttttggctattatgaataatttattataataaatgaattatGAATGAATGATATACTATGAATTATGATATATAAATGAattatgaaatgaataaataaaagtgaacTATACTATTCATTATGCTGTTATTATGCAAAATGCTTCTATGAAtcatgtaaaaatttttttatgtggaCCTCTGTTTTCATATCTTTTGGGCAAATACCcacaagtggaatttctggatcatgtgGTAACTCTGTAT
Encoded proteins:
- the PLA2G3 gene encoding group 3 secretory phospholipase A2 isoform X2; this encodes MRVLEVLLGILSFLVGALGGSSALPWDITSCYLARPIAGSPLGSLSFLGKDAQGQALFHARWDEHGRLQVCSRQDELELIEAFTALCAGEITRGSFIHTPGPELQRALATLQSQWAACRRRTESPAGAREKRAAGQSRAPGVGHQRVKRGWTMPGTLWCGVGNSARNSSELGVFQGPDLCCREHDLCPQTISPFQYNYGIRNYRFHTISHCDCDARFQQCLKNQQDSISNIVGVAFFNVLETPCFVLEEQEACVAWYWWGGCRKYGSIALAHLKPRTPYNASWSSQVMPLTPSPTGPGHSKPPQQQRPQKRPPQWKGSKHPSKANTTALQDPMAFPRPDVAPTTQPKVTHLGLQGPWGTLKPQGIHRACRIFHRLDQCEHQIGPQETKFQLFNNAHERLFHCNCTRRLARFLRFHSPPMGTNMLWELLGMTCFKLAPPLDCAEGQGCSRDLRAIKVSARHLQRLQQRRLQLQSTGTDERQAWPSEHPRAPMSFYDQCLRPTRAAWTPDGQQKLWNQ
- the PLA2G3 gene encoding group 3 secretory phospholipase A2 isoform X1, giving the protein MRVLEVLLGILSFLVGALGGSSALPWDITSCYLARPIAGSPLGSLSFLGKDAQGQALFHARWDEHGRLQVCSRQDELELIEAFTALCAGEITRGSFIHTPGPELQRALATLQSQWAACRRRTESPAGAREKRAAGQSRAPGVGHQRVKRGWTMPGTLWCGVGNSARNSSELGVFQGPDLCCREHDLCPQTISPFQYNYGIRNYRFHTISHCDCDARFQQCLKNQQDSISNIVGVAFFNVLETPCFVLEEQEACVAWYWWGGCRKYGSIALAHLKPRTPYNASWSSQVMPLTPSPTGPGHSKPPQQQRPQKRPPQWKGSKHPSKANTTALQDPMAFPRPDVAPTTQPKVTHLGLQGPWGTLKPQAHLPPGIHRACRIFHRLDQCEHQIGPQETKFQLFNNAHERLFHCNCTRRLARFLRFHSPPMGTNMLWELLGMTCFKLAPPLDCAEGQGCSRDLRAIKVSARHLQRLQQRRLQLQSTGTDERQAWPSEHPRAPMSFYDQCLRPTRAAWTPDGQQKLWNQ